The Arcanobacterium wilhelmae region CGCGGGCCTCCCCGCGCGAAAACAGCGCTGTTACTTTATTGGCAACAGCGTCAGCCTCGTTGAGGACTGGGCCAACGTTGAGTTGTGTCGGAGGCTCTGAGCGCCAGTCAATTCCGAGATCTACTGTGGCTTGCGTTCCCTGCGGGTCGGTAGCCACCAAGCGACAAAATGTTTGAGACTCGCGGGCTATGTCAGTATGGAATCCCGCGTTTGCGAGCGCTGAGCGCAGAGTTCCAACGGCGTCGCCAAACTGCTCTTTATACTCGACGATAGTGAAAAGATCGATATCTTCCGTCGGGCGATGAATTAAACCGTGTTCGCGAATAGCTCCGGACCCGGCTAGTGCAAAGCCAAACTGGCTCACGGCATCGAGTGAAATTTTGGCGAGTTGTGAAAGGAAATCAGGCGAAAGCACGGCTCAGCTCATTCTCGGGTAGTTGTGGGAAGCGCTCATTCCACAGTTGGTAAACGCGAATAGGAAGATTCAGGCTCGGCCAGAGCTGGATGAGGAGCTCACGGTTCATGAGCGCTTCCTGCTCCTCAGTGGTTCCCTCGTTAATGAGCGCAGTGTATGCGAGCGTTGCTACTCCCAGGTTGTCCAGTGTGAGTTCTTGCGCTTGAGGTGCCCACGTGACGTCCCGTCCGAG contains the following coding sequences:
- a CDS encoding transcriptional regulator, with amino-acid sequence MRFSYAKSYALPTSLDALRGPGLGASIHLGRDVTWAPQAQELTLDNLGVATLAYTALINEGTTEEQEALMNRELLIQLWPSLNLPIRVYQLWNERFPQLPENELSRAFA
- a CDS encoding nucleotidyl transferase AbiEii/AbiGii toxin family protein — its product is MSQFGFALAGSGAIREHGLIHRPTEDIDLFTIVEYKEQFGDAVGTLRSALANAGFHTDIARESQTFCRLVATDPQGTQATVDLGIDWRSEPPTQLNVGPVLNEADAVANKVTALFSRGEARDYLDVDSILESGAYTGLELLKLARAAAPGFDRRMFGYRLLAVGNVPSEAVAPYGVSAEEFSQVQRRLKRWGQGLLGC